In Hallerella succinigenes, the following are encoded in one genomic region:
- the rsgA gene encoding ribosome small subunit-dependent GTPase A produces MNHELDNDQEEEHSGRSFRRDARARRVNTMEMWKRGTLDDRPIKERWSREFKKPKIKKIKDPSEKFDADDSVEGLVVEVHRRTCVVRLPNGDSVNATYRAAVVYELKEFPVVGDQVIIARAKNAEEDAPYSLLRVLPRKSALVRPGPKDKSRRELVLAANIDQVVVVSSVAEPPFNYGFADRFLLAANLCNLPLVMVLNKTDLIEEIPQNVKDFISIVDKFICVSCKSGKGLDELREVLKGKNSVLSGKSGVGKSSLVNALVPEAQLNVGEVRELDGKGRHTTTSSSLFDLPFGGRIIDTPGIRELGVVEMDGHDLARSFPGFFPGEFFTCKYNDCMHINEPGCDVLARVESGEIPKARYASYLRILDSDE; encoded by the coding sequence ATGAATCACGAACTCGACAACGATCAGGAAGAAGAACACTCTGGCCGCTCATTCCGCCGCGACGCACGCGCTCGACGTGTGAACACGATGGAAATGTGGAAGCGCGGAACGCTCGACGACCGCCCGATCAAGGAACGTTGGAGTCGTGAATTCAAAAAGCCTAAAATCAAAAAAATCAAGGATCCTTCCGAAAAGTTTGATGCGGACGATTCCGTGGAAGGCTTGGTTGTGGAAGTCCACCGCAGAACTTGCGTCGTGAGACTGCCGAACGGCGACAGCGTGAATGCGACTTACCGCGCCGCGGTCGTTTACGAATTAAAGGAATTTCCGGTCGTTGGTGATCAGGTGATTATTGCCCGTGCTAAAAACGCGGAAGAAGATGCACCTTATTCGCTGCTCCGCGTGCTGCCGAGAAAGTCGGCACTCGTGCGTCCCGGTCCCAAGGACAAGTCCCGCAGGGAACTCGTTCTCGCGGCAAACATCGACCAGGTCGTGGTCGTTTCGAGTGTTGCCGAGCCTCCGTTCAACTACGGCTTTGCGGACCGCTTTTTGCTCGCGGCGAACCTTTGCAATTTGCCGCTCGTGATGGTCTTGAACAAGACGGACCTTATCGAAGAAATTCCGCAGAACGTGAAGGATTTTATTTCGATCGTCGACAAGTTCATTTGCGTGAGCTGCAAATCGGGTAAAGGCCTCGATGAACTGCGTGAAGTTTTGAAAGGCAAAAATTCCGTGCTTTCGGGAAAGAGCGGAGTCGGCAAGTCGAGCCTAGTGAACGCTCTTGTGCCCGAGGCTCAGCTGAACGTGGGAGAAGTCCGTGAACTCGACGGCAAGGGCCGTCATACGACGACTTCTTCGAGCCTCTTCGATCTTCCTTTCGGCGGTCGCATAATCGATACGCCGGGGATCCGTGAACTAGGAGTCGTGGAAATGGACGGTCATGATTTGGCTCGTTCGTTCCCGGGATTTTTCCCTGGTGAATTCTTTACTTGCAAGTACAACGATTGCATGCATATCAACGAACCGGGCTGCGATGTGCTTGCCCGTGTAGAATCGGGCGAAATTCCGAAGGCCCGCTATGCGAGCTACTTGCGCATCTTGGATTCCGACGAATAA
- a CDS encoding geranylgeranylglycerol-phosphate geranylgeranyltransferase, protein MPSLFKMSRAENIVIAIVTLSVGYFLSKGIYTPSSFIADACAFAFAIAFGNIYNDLLDVEADRVNKPDRPIPSGKVSPFAAKVACLICIVLTLLLSAIPGTQHLVHLGFFAGILFLLFLYDKILKKIPLVKNVTVAVLCATPILRAAFLTDAVFEPLYATAGFAFLFTLAREILKDLEDANGDLKAGIATFPLIAGQEQAQMLASLIIGFGLFSIPMPVLLNWFHPAFLFVLIPLMPTCIALIHTTYKKKYRAAQKMTKLAMITGLVALILTGFL, encoded by the coding sequence ATGCCTTCGCTTTTTAAAATGTCCCGAGCCGAAAACATCGTGATTGCAATCGTCACGCTTTCCGTCGGATACTTTCTGTCGAAAGGGATCTATACCCCATCCAGTTTTATCGCTGACGCATGCGCTTTTGCATTCGCTATCGCCTTTGGAAATATTTACAACGACCTGTTGGACGTGGAAGCGGACAGGGTGAACAAGCCTGATCGTCCGATTCCTTCGGGAAAAGTTTCCCCGTTTGCGGCCAAGGTCGCATGCCTCATCTGCATCGTTTTAACACTTCTCCTCTCGGCGATCCCCGGAACGCAGCACCTGGTGCACCTCGGATTTTTTGCAGGCATTTTGTTTCTGCTCTTTTTATACGACAAAATTTTGAAAAAGATTCCTCTTGTGAAAAACGTCACGGTCGCCGTCCTCTGTGCAACGCCCATTCTGCGAGCCGCATTCCTGACAGACGCCGTATTTGAACCTCTTTACGCCACCGCAGGCTTCGCCTTTTTGTTCACGCTCGCCCGGGAAATCTTAAAGGACTTGGAAGATGCAAACGGAGACTTGAAAGCAGGCATCGCCACATTCCCTCTAATCGCCGGCCAAGAACAAGCTCAAATGCTTGCAAGCCTCATCATCGGATTTGGACTTTTTTCGATTCCGATGCCCGTCCTTTTGAACTGGTTCCACCCAGCCTTTTTGTTTGTGCTCATTCCGCTAATGCCCACATGTATCGCCTTGATTCACACGACCTATAAAAAGAAGTACCGCGCAGCCCAAAAGATGACAAAGCTTGCGATGATCACGGGTCTTGTCGCACTGATTCTGACCGGTTTTCTATAA
- the purF gene encoding amidophosphoribosyltransferase, producing the protein MLDELHEECGVIGIYNGENVARNVCMGLYALQHRGQESAGFAISNGEKIRVRKSMGLVSTLLREHNVDELQGFAGVGHVRYSTTGSSTLANAQPILISCKWGQLAIAHNGNLTNAAELREEMEEAGHIFQTTSDSEIFLHEIARTQAPNLKEAIKKAISKLTGCFCMLILSKDTLYVARDGFAFRPLSIARLGNSWCVASETCAFDLLGANYVRDIQPGELLTITKEGLQSETFTQKGRLAHCIFEYIYFARPDSKIFEQSCDKIRRKMGKQLARECPVDADIVIPVPDSSTTAALGFARESGIKFEIGLLRNHYVGRTFIDPTQNVRSQKVRLKFNPIEGVLKGRKVCVVDDSIVRGTTLKILSKMLRDSGALEVHIRIASPPVAHACYFGMDFPNAGELAASSMSPQEIAKMLGVESLGYLSIAGMKECTSAPSDYCAACFDGIYPEYIGKEAGKFSCG; encoded by the coding sequence ATGTTGGATGAACTTCACGAAGAATGCGGCGTCATCGGAATTTACAATGGTGAAAACGTCGCCCGCAATGTTTGTATGGGACTCTACGCTCTACAGCATCGCGGCCAAGAAAGCGCCGGCTTCGCCATCTCCAACGGAGAAAAAATCCGAGTCCGTAAATCCATGGGACTGGTTTCCACTCTCCTTCGCGAACACAACGTCGACGAATTGCAAGGCTTTGCCGGAGTCGGTCACGTCCGCTACAGCACAACAGGCTCAAGCACCCTTGCAAATGCCCAACCGATTCTCATCAGCTGCAAATGGGGACAGCTCGCAATTGCGCACAACGGCAACCTGACCAACGCAGCCGAACTCCGTGAAGAAATGGAAGAAGCGGGTCACATTTTCCAGACCACTTCCGACTCCGAAATCTTTTTGCACGAAATCGCCCGCACACAGGCTCCAAACTTAAAGGAAGCGATCAAGAAAGCGATTTCCAAGCTCACCGGTTGCTTCTGCATGCTGATCCTTTCGAAAGACACTCTCTACGTTGCCCGAGACGGTTTCGCCTTTAGACCGCTTTCCATCGCAAGACTTGGAAACAGCTGGTGCGTCGCCAGCGAAACCTGCGCATTTGACCTTTTAGGCGCAAACTACGTGCGAGACATTCAACCGGGAGAACTTTTGACGATTACGAAAGAAGGCCTCCAGTCCGAAACCTTCACCCAAAAAGGTCGCCTCGCCCACTGTATTTTCGAATACATCTACTTTGCCCGCCCGGACTCCAAGATCTTTGAGCAGAGCTGCGACAAGATCCGCCGCAAAATGGGCAAGCAGCTCGCCCGTGAATGCCCTGTCGATGCGGACATCGTAATTCCGGTCCCGGATTCTTCGACAACAGCGGCTTTGGGCTTTGCCCGCGAATCCGGCATCAAGTTTGAAATCGGACTCTTGCGGAACCACTACGTCGGCAGAACCTTTATCGACCCGACACAAAACGTACGTTCCCAAAAGGTGCGCCTCAAGTTCAACCCGATCGAAGGCGTTCTCAAAGGTCGCAAGGTCTGCGTTGTCGATGATTCCATTGTCCGCGGCACGACGCTGAAAATCCTGTCCAAAATGCTCCGCGATTCGGGCGCCTTAGAGGTTCACATCCGCATCGCATCGCCTCCCGTCGCGCACGCCTGCTACTTCGGCATGGATTTTCCAAACGCAGGCGAACTGGCCGCAAGCAGCATGAGCCCGCAGGAAATCGCTAAAATGCTCGGAGTCGAAAGCCTTGGCTACCTGAGCATTGCAGGCATGAAGGAATGTACTTCGGCTCCTAGCGACTACTGCGCAGCCTGTTTTGACGGCATTTACCCCGAATACATCGGAAAAGAAGCCGGTAAATTCAGCTGCGGCTAG
- a CDS encoding AzlC family ABC transporter permease yields MKFSKGVIDGLPIGIGYFAVSFSFGIAGSKILSWPLVTLISMTNLTSAGQFAGLQIMQAAGTLIEMIIAMFFINLRYSLMAISLSQKVTPSFGTLQRLLLSIGITDEIYAVAIGSKEKVNPLYFFGLSVLPYLGWSTGTLCGAIAGEILPAILTNALGVALYGMFIAIVVPPMKTHKPTSIAVAIAVALSCAFYYVPVLQNVSAGFAIIICAVIASLLCARFFPIKKTEEAKA; encoded by the coding sequence GTGAAATTCTCTAAAGGCGTCATCGACGGACTTCCCATCGGAATCGGCTATTTTGCCGTTTCTTTCTCTTTCGGTATCGCAGGTTCCAAGATTCTCTCTTGGCCGCTTGTAACGCTTATATCCATGACCAATCTGACTTCTGCAGGTCAATTTGCAGGACTTCAGATTATGCAGGCGGCAGGCACGCTGATCGAAATGATCATTGCGATGTTCTTTATCAACCTGCGCTATTCCCTCATGGCCATTTCCCTTTCGCAAAAGGTGACGCCGAGTTTTGGAACTTTGCAACGCCTTCTTTTGAGTATTGGCATTACCGATGAAATTTACGCCGTCGCAATCGGTTCCAAGGAAAAAGTGAATCCGCTGTATTTTTTTGGTCTCTCGGTTCTTCCGTATCTCGGCTGGTCCACGGGAACGCTTTGCGGTGCAATCGCCGGCGAAATTTTGCCTGCCATTTTGACGAACGCCTTGGGCGTTGCGCTTTACGGCATGTTCATTGCGATTGTCGTTCCGCCGATGAAGACGCATAAGCCTACAAGCATTGCCGTCGCGATTGCAGTCGCCCTCAGTTGCGCTTTTTATTACGTGCCTGTGCTGCAAAACGTTTCTGCGGGCTTTGCGATCATTATTTGCGCGGTCATCGCTTCGCTTCTTTGCGCGAGGTTCTTCCCGATCAAGAAAACAGAAGAGGCGAAAGCATGA
- a CDS encoding AzlD domain-containing protein, producing the protein MKLHDFALYLFAMSGVTYLLRTIPFILLKKQLKSEFWNSFLAYIPYTVLAAMTVPVIFHATNNRISGIAAFIAAVTASLLGRGLVIVACAATAAVLFVDGIIP; encoded by the coding sequence ATGAAACTACACGATTTTGCCCTGTATCTGTTTGCGATGTCGGGCGTTACTTACTTGCTTCGGACGATTCCTTTCATTTTGCTGAAAAAGCAGTTGAAAAGCGAATTCTGGAATTCTTTCCTCGCTTATATTCCGTACACGGTGCTTGCCGCGATGACTGTCCCTGTGATTTTCCATGCGACGAATAACCGGATTTCGGGCATTGCAGCCTTTATCGCTGCGGTCACCGCATCGCTTTTGGGGCGCGGTCTTGTTATCGTCGCCTGCGCAGCGACAGCCGCCGTGCTTTTTGTCGACGGAATAATCCCTTAA
- a CDS encoding sodium-dependent transporter: protein MHSSRENWGSKLGVILAVAGSAVGLGNFLRFPVQAATNGGGTFIIPYIIAFIVLGIPLSWIEWTLGRYAGILRHGTSPGAYDKIIGKPWGKYLGSIGLLPPLFIIFYYVFIESWILAFTWYSLNGKLMEVVQAGKITEFFGNFIALNEKIGAFPAAIVFFAITFVCNMALISFGVRKGIERVNKISMPILVVMGIILVIRVLTLPGISKGLAFMWNPDFSALTNPQVWLAAAGQVFFTMSLGMGIVFCYASYTKRHEDLVVSSLSADAANGFAEIILGGTIVIPLAVIVIGANIDECAKLGTFGLAFQSMPLVFSKLPFGSAFMTLWFLMLFIAGVTSAISIIQPLISFCEDDLKFSRKSAVTTVGLISLVGGILAIAGLAAGAVDELDFWGGSFLLVLLGTIQAIVFAFVLVRKKSETVPLESEAFALLNEGATIKLPKVFRVIIQYVCPTALVVLLISWILHDGLNILLLRHIADDAMVQFFGISLSQKAFTQGFRLFLILSAVLVNVAIWYAWKSGRATGRDPKIKKVSIGQSEEDA, encoded by the coding sequence ATGCATTCTTCACGCGAGAATTGGGGCTCGAAACTTGGCGTTATTTTGGCAGTCGCCGGTAGCGCCGTCGGACTCGGCAATTTTTTACGTTTTCCTGTGCAAGCGGCTACAAACGGCGGCGGCACATTCATCATCCCTTACATCATTGCGTTCATCGTACTAGGCATTCCCCTGTCGTGGATTGAATGGACTCTTGGACGTTATGCGGGCATTCTCCGCCACGGGACTTCTCCGGGCGCTTACGACAAGATTATCGGCAAGCCTTGGGGAAAGTACCTCGGTTCGATCGGTCTTCTTCCGCCGCTCTTTATTATTTTCTATTACGTCTTTATTGAATCCTGGATCCTCGCCTTTACCTGGTATTCCCTCAACGGTAAGTTGATGGAAGTCGTCCAGGCGGGTAAAATCACGGAATTCTTTGGGAACTTTATTGCGTTGAACGAAAAGATTGGCGCCTTCCCGGCTGCAATCGTCTTCTTTGCCATTACCTTTGTCTGCAACATGGCCTTGATTTCCTTCGGTGTGCGCAAGGGCATCGAACGTGTGAACAAGATTTCGATGCCGATCCTTGTGGTCATGGGCATCATCCTTGTGATTCGCGTTCTCACGCTTCCGGGCATTAGCAAGGGCCTCGCCTTTATGTGGAATCCGGACTTTTCGGCTCTGACAAACCCACAGGTTTGGCTTGCTGCCGCAGGCCAGGTATTCTTCACCATGAGCCTTGGCATGGGCATCGTGTTCTGCTATGCGAGCTACACCAAGCGTCACGAAGACCTGGTGGTATCCTCCCTTTCCGCTGACGCCGCAAACGGTTTTGCAGAAATCATCCTAGGCGGTACGATTGTGATTCCACTCGCGGTCATCGTCATCGGTGCAAACATAGACGAATGTGCAAAGCTCGGAACTTTCGGTCTCGCATTCCAGAGCATGCCGCTCGTCTTTAGCAAGCTTCCGTTCGGCAGTGCCTTTATGACGCTCTGGTTCTTAATGCTCTTTATCGCCGGCGTGACAAGCGCCATTTCGATTATCCAGCCGCTCATCAGCTTCTGCGAAGACGACCTCAAGTTCAGCCGCAAGAGCGCCGTGACGACGGTCGGTCTCATTTCCCTTGTCGGTGGCATTCTCGCGATTGCGGGCCTTGCCGCAGGCGCCGTCGACGAACTCGACTTCTGGGGCGGAAGCTTCCTACTTGTGCTTCTCGGAACGATTCAAGCGATTGTCTTCGCCTTTGTCCTCGTCCGTAAAAAGTCCGAAACGGTTCCTCTCGAATCCGAAGCCTTCGCCCTCTTGAACGAAGGCGCGACGATCAAGCTTCCGAAGGTGTTCCGTGTGATCATCCAGTACGTCTGTCCGACAGCTCTTGTCGTTTTGCTCATTTCTTGGATCCTTCACGACGGTTTGAACATTCTGTTGCTCCGTCATATTGCCGATGACGCCATGGTGCAGTTCTTTGGAATTTCCCTGTCGCAAAAGGCATTCACCCAAGGTTTCCGCCTGTTCTTGATTCTTTCGGCAGTCCTTGTGAACGTCGCCATTTGGTACGCCTGGAAGAGCGGTCGCGCAACGGGCCGTGATCCGAAGATCAAAAAGGTTAGCATTGGTCAATCCGAGGAGGACGCATAA